One window of Pseudacidobacterium ailaaui genomic DNA carries:
- a CDS encoding 2Fe-2S iron-sulfur cluster-binding protein, which produces MSEVKTNHEIDLSKPPAPNMVRVTFLPEGRTVEFAFGTMPYDHHGKPMSFLDVAENYGIFLDHACGGACACTTCHVWIKEGADGLSEAEDDELDRLDMAADLQLNSRLGCQCVITKPGNYVVEIPKWNRNYVSEGKPLALAEEKK; this is translated from the coding sequence ATGAGCGAAGTAAAGACAAATCACGAAATAGACCTGAGCAAGCCCCCTGCGCCGAACATGGTGCGCGTCACCTTTCTGCCGGAAGGCAGGACCGTCGAATTTGCCTTCGGCACCATGCCCTATGATCACCATGGCAAGCCGATGTCGTTTCTCGATGTCGCAGAAAACTATGGCATCTTTCTTGACCACGCCTGCGGCGGAGCCTGCGCATGTACGACATGCCATGTATGGATCAAGGAAGGTGCTGATGGCCTGAGCGAAGCCGAGGACGATGAACTCGACCGTCTGGACATGGCCGCTGACCTCCAGCTCAACTCACGTCTCGGCTGCCAGTGCGTCATCACCAAACCTGGCAATTATGTCGTCGAGATTCCCAAATGGAACCGCAACTACGTTTCTGAAGGCAAGCCGCTGGCCCTCGCCGAGGAGAAAAAATAA
- the iscX gene encoding Fe-S cluster assembly protein IscX codes for MAREIYWTDAEEIGIQLQEKYPDLDPLTVRFTDLHQYVTKLEGFVDDPAKSNEAKLEAIQMAWYEEYKDASQ; via the coding sequence ATGGCGCGCGAAATTTACTGGACCGATGCTGAAGAGATCGGCATTCAGTTGCAGGAGAAGTACCCTGATCTGGACCCGCTGACCGTCCGTTTTACCGACCTGCATCAATACGTGACCAAGCTTGAAGGCTTCGTCGATGATCCGGCAAAGTCGAACGAAGCGAAGCTCGAAGCCATCCAGATGGCCTGGTACGAAGAGTACAAAGACGCTTCGCAATAA
- a CDS encoding multidrug efflux RND transporter permease subunit, whose translation MHLSAPFIRRPVATTLLSLALLLAGAVAYNLLPVASLPEIEFPTISVYGGLPGASPETVAAAIATPLERQFGRIAGVTQMTSSSSLGGSNVNLQFDLSRNIDGAARDVQAAINAARSNLPANMPENPTYRKINPSDAPIMIIALTSDVLTKGQMYDAADSILAQKLSQISGVGQVFVGGSAQPAVRVELNPMQLSSYGIGLEGVRTALGQVNMNLAKGYLKAGGRMSTLADNDQLMRASEYAPLVIGYNATTGAAVRLSDIGQVLDSVADIHTSGIANGKPAVLVIIFKVPGANVIDTVDRVYAAIPQLKASISPLIDFHVVLDRTITIRASVLDVEISLLISVTLVVMVVFLFLRNVWATVIPSVAVPLSLVGTFGVMYLLGYSLDNLSLMALTISTGFVVDDAIVVIENITRYLEMGFSPYEAAMKGSKEIGFTVLSMSTSLVAVFIPILLMGGIVGRLFREFAVTLSVAIGMSLIVSLTTTPMMCAKFLKPHNQQKHGRMYLLSERFFSGMLKMYDHGLRWVIAHKLPVLLITIATFFLNIYLFILVPKGFFPQQDTGRMMGITRASQDISFEDMNRKQSQLAAIVQQDPGVQSVVAFAGGSGGGATTNVGRMFVTLKPLAQRNHASVDQIINRLRPKLAHIPGVTLVLQAAQDLSVGARMSDAQYQYTLEDQDIKELNEWAPRLLEKMRTMPELRDASTDQQDQGLAANLVIDRDTAARLGISPELIDNVLYDAFGQRQVSTMYTSLNQYHVVMEVAPQYQRDPAALSNIYIKSSNGTSVPLTAVTRFEPGRTSLAVNHQGQFPAVTLSFNLAPGVSLGQAVTALQNAEADIGMPSSVHGSFQGTAQAFQSSLSSEPFLILTALATVYIVLGILYESYIHPITILSTLPSAGVGAILALLITHTDLSVIAIIGIILLIGIVKKNAIMMIDFALAQERQEGKSSDEAIYEACLLRFRPIMMTTMAALLGGLPLALGRGTGAELRQPLGITIVGGLIVSQMMTLFTTPVVYLFFDKLQLRVQRFGKRFEKGEITRTRPEAAPGD comes from the coding sequence ATGCATTTGTCCGCGCCATTTATCCGACGGCCAGTAGCCACCACGCTGCTGAGCCTTGCTCTGCTGTTGGCAGGCGCGGTGGCCTATAATCTGCTGCCGGTGGCGTCCCTGCCGGAGATCGAATTTCCCACCATCTCAGTCTATGGAGGACTGCCCGGCGCCAGCCCGGAAACCGTCGCTGCTGCCATCGCCACTCCGCTGGAACGGCAGTTCGGGCGCATTGCGGGTGTGACGCAGATGACCTCTTCGAGCTCTTTGGGCGGAAGCAACGTCAACCTGCAGTTTGATCTCTCGCGCAATATTGACGGCGCGGCGCGCGACGTGCAGGCGGCCATTAATGCGGCCCGCAGCAACTTGCCGGCGAACATGCCCGAGAACCCTACCTACCGCAAGATCAATCCTTCGGATGCGCCCATCATGATCATTGCGCTGACCTCGGACGTGCTTACCAAGGGACAGATGTACGATGCGGCCGACTCGATCCTTGCGCAAAAGCTCTCGCAGATTTCCGGCGTGGGGCAGGTCTTTGTGGGCGGCAGCGCGCAGCCCGCGGTCCGCGTCGAACTGAACCCGATGCAGCTCAGCTCGTATGGCATCGGTCTGGAGGGCGTGCGTACAGCGCTGGGGCAGGTGAACATGAACCTGGCCAAGGGATATCTGAAGGCCGGTGGGCGCATGTCTACCCTTGCGGACAATGACCAGTTGATGCGGGCCAGCGAGTATGCGCCCCTGGTCATTGGCTACAATGCCACAACCGGCGCTGCCGTCAGGCTGAGTGATATCGGCCAGGTGCTGGACTCGGTTGCTGATATCCACACCTCTGGCATCGCCAATGGAAAGCCCGCCGTTCTGGTCATTATTTTTAAGGTCCCCGGAGCGAATGTGATTGATACGGTGGACCGCGTCTACGCTGCCATCCCGCAGTTGAAGGCGTCCATTTCTCCCCTCATTGATTTTCATGTTGTTCTGGACCGCACCATCACGATCCGCGCCTCTGTTTTGGATGTCGAAATATCGCTGCTGATTAGCGTGACGCTGGTGGTCATGGTGGTCTTCCTCTTTCTCAGAAATGTCTGGGCCACCGTCATTCCCAGTGTTGCCGTGCCGCTTTCGTTGGTTGGCACCTTCGGTGTGATGTATCTGCTGGGATACTCGCTGGACAATCTCTCCCTGATGGCGCTGACCATCTCCACCGGCTTTGTGGTGGACGATGCGATTGTCGTCATCGAGAACATCACGCGCTATCTGGAAATGGGCTTTTCTCCCTATGAAGCGGCGATGAAAGGCTCAAAGGAGATCGGCTTTACCGTGCTCTCCATGAGCACATCGCTGGTCGCCGTCTTCATCCCGATTCTGCTCATGGGCGGAATTGTGGGCAGACTCTTCCGTGAGTTCGCCGTGACGCTCAGTGTGGCGATCGGCATGTCGCTCATTGTTTCGCTCACCACCACACCGATGATGTGCGCCAAGTTTCTTAAGCCGCACAATCAGCAGAAGCATGGCCGGATGTACCTTCTGAGCGAGCGGTTCTTCAGCGGGATGCTGAAGATGTATGATCATGGCCTGCGCTGGGTCATCGCACACAAGCTGCCGGTGCTGCTCATCACGATTGCTACTTTCTTTCTGAATATCTATCTCTTCATCCTGGTGCCCAAGGGCTTCTTTCCGCAGCAGGACACCGGCCGCATGATGGGCATTACGCGCGCCTCTCAGGACATCTCCTTTGAGGACATGAACCGCAAGCAGTCGCAGCTTGCAGCCATCGTGCAGCAGGACCCTGGCGTACAGTCGGTTGTAGCCTTTGCCGGAGGCAGCGGCGGCGGAGCAACCACCAACGTCGGCCGCATGTTCGTGACTCTGAAGCCGCTTGCACAACGCAACCACGCGAGCGTAGACCAGATCATCAACCGCCTGCGCCCAAAGCTGGCGCACATTCCGGGTGTCACGCTGGTCCTTCAGGCGGCGCAGGACCTGAGTGTGGGTGCGCGCATGAGCGATGCGCAATACCAGTACACGCTGGAAGACCAGGACATCAAGGAGCTGAATGAATGGGCGCCCAGGCTGCTTGAAAAGATGCGCACCATGCCCGAGCTCCGCGATGCTTCAACGGACCAGCAGGACCAGGGGCTTGCCGCCAACCTGGTCATCGATCGGGATACGGCCGCGCGCCTGGGAATCTCGCCAGAATTGATTGATAACGTGCTCTACGACGCCTTTGGACAGCGGCAGGTCTCCACCATGTACACCTCGCTGAACCAGTACCACGTGGTCATGGAAGTGGCGCCGCAGTACCAGCGTGATCCTGCGGCACTCAGCAATATCTACATCAAATCCAGCAATGGAACGAGTGTACCGCTCACGGCGGTCACAAGGTTCGAGCCAGGACGCACGTCGCTGGCCGTCAACCACCAGGGACAGTTCCCGGCGGTCACTCTCAGCTTTAATCTCGCGCCCGGCGTCTCCCTGGGGCAGGCGGTTACCGCCCTGCAGAATGCCGAGGCCGACATCGGAATGCCCAGCAGTGTGCATGGCAGCTTCCAGGGCACCGCACAGGCCTTTCAGTCGTCTCTGTCCAGTGAGCCGTTTCTCATTCTTACAGCGCTGGCAACGGTTTACATCGTGCTGGGCATACTTTATGAGAGCTATATCCACCCCATCACGATTCTTTCCACGCTGCCCTCTGCCGGTGTCGGGGCCATCCTCGCGCTGCTGATTACACATACGGACCTCAGCGTGATTGCCATTATTGGCATCATCCTGCTGATTGGCATTGTGAAGAAAAATGCCATTATGATGATTGATTTCGCGCTGGCGCAGGAGCGGCAGGAAGGCAAAAGCAGTGATGAGGCCATCTACGAAGCTTGTTTGCTTCGCTTCCGCCCCATCATGATGACGACCATGGCAGCCCTTCTCGGCGGGCTTCCGCTGGCGCTGGGGCGGGGAACAGGAGCGGAACTCCGTCAGCCCCTGGGCATCACCATTGTCGGTGGCCTGATCGTCTCTCAGATGATGACGCTCTTCACCACGCCGGTGGTGTACCTCTTCTTCGATAAGCTGCAACTGCGCGTCCAGCGGTTTGGCAAGCGCTTTGAAAAGGGAGAGATTACGCGGACGCGCCCCGAAGCAGCCCCCGGAGATTGA
- a CDS encoding MdtB/MuxB family multidrug efflux RND transporter permease subunit, with amino-acid sequence MSPSRPFILRPVATSLLMAAILLAGFVAYRQLPVSALPEVDYPTIQVVTFYPGASPDVMASSVTAPLERQFGQMPGLNQMTSTSSQGGSVITLQFALSEDIDVAEQEVQAGINAAQSFLPADLPNPPVYSKVNPADQPILTLALTSKTMPLPQVEDLADTNLAQKISQVSGVGLVSIAGGQKPAVRIQANPSQLASYGLSLEDIRTQVAANNVNQAKGSLNGTRQTYTIDANDQLLDSAAYDPVVIAYRNGAPVRLQDVATVVNGAENSLRASWMNEVPAVIVNIQRQPGANIIGVVDRIEKILPQLKASLPATIDVVTLTDRTVTIRASVKDVQFELMLTIALVVMVIFLFLRNLSATIIPSVAVPLSLVGTFGVMYLLGYSLNNLTLMALTISTGFVVDDAIVMIENISRYLEEGDSPLEAALKGSEQIGFTIVSLTVSLIAVLIPLLFMGDVVGRLFREFAITLAVTILVSAVVSLTLTPMMCAKILRHKPPEKQGWFYRKTEEFFERVIAFYGSTLQTVLRFRFTTLLVTIATLVFTVLLYIYVPKGFFPVEDTGVLLGISEAPQTVSFREMARRQQALAHVILQDPDVESLSSFIGVDGTNMTMNTGRIQINLKPLDQRKSRAMDIIRRLQPKLAQVEGITLYLQALQDLTVADSVSRTQYQYTLEDVDGRELSTWVPRIVAELQKQPQLRDVASDLQDNGLQTTLDIDRDTASRLGVSLQNIDNVLYDAFGQRQVSTMFTQLNQYHVVLEVQPEFQRTADDLSKIYVPSSTGTQVPLSAFVKISQTHTPLAINHLGQFPVATISFNLAPGASLGDAVQAIHNVEQRMGMPASINAAFQGTAAAFQSSLSNEPLLILAALITVYIVLGVLYESYIHPITILSTLPSAGVGAILALLLFKLDLNVIGIIGIILLIGIVKKNAIMMIDFALEAERKEGKSPEDSIYQACLLRFRPIMMTTMAALLGGLPLAFGSGMGAELRQPLGITIVGGLIFSQVLTLYTTPVVYLYFDRMSQWFTRRREQRMLEEQAVHAD; translated from the coding sequence ATGAGTCCTTCCCGGCCATTTATTCTCCGTCCTGTAGCAACGTCGCTGCTGATGGCCGCGATTCTGCTGGCCGGTTTTGTCGCATACCGCCAGCTTCCTGTCTCTGCGCTGCCGGAGGTGGACTACCCTACCATTCAGGTGGTCACGTTTTATCCCGGGGCCAGCCCGGATGTGATGGCTTCCTCGGTGACGGCCCCGCTGGAGCGTCAGTTTGGGCAGATGCCCGGACTGAACCAGATGACCTCGACCAGCTCACAGGGAGGCTCGGTCATCACGCTGCAATTTGCCCTCTCTGAGGACATTGATGTGGCTGAGCAGGAGGTCCAGGCAGGAATCAATGCCGCGCAGAGCTTTCTGCCCGCAGACCTGCCGAATCCTCCGGTCTACAGCAAGGTCAATCCAGCTGACCAGCCGATCCTGACCCTGGCGCTCACATCGAAAACCATGCCTTTGCCGCAGGTTGAAGACCTTGCGGACACCAACCTGGCGCAGAAGATCTCACAAGTTTCCGGCGTCGGGCTGGTCTCGATTGCAGGCGGACAAAAGCCGGCGGTGCGGATCCAGGCAAACCCGTCCCAGCTTGCCTCCTACGGGCTGAGCCTGGAGGACATTCGCACGCAGGTTGCGGCCAACAATGTGAACCAGGCCAAGGGAAGCCTGAACGGTACACGGCAGACCTACACCATTGACGCCAATGACCAGCTCCTCGATTCTGCCGCCTACGATCCTGTTGTCATTGCTTATCGCAATGGCGCTCCGGTGCGGCTGCAGGACGTGGCGACGGTAGTCAATGGCGCGGAAAATTCTCTGCGTGCTTCCTGGATGAATGAGGTCCCGGCCGTCATCGTCAACATCCAGCGCCAGCCAGGGGCCAACATCATCGGCGTTGTGGACCGCATCGAAAAAATTCTTCCGCAGCTCAAGGCGAGTCTGCCCGCCACCATTGATGTGGTCACGCTGACTGATCGCACTGTGACCATCCGTGCATCGGTGAAAGATGTGCAATTTGAGTTGATGCTGACCATCGCGCTGGTGGTCATGGTCATCTTCCTGTTTCTGCGCAACCTCTCGGCCACAATCATTCCCAGTGTCGCCGTACCGCTCTCGCTGGTTGGCACCTTCGGCGTCATGTATCTGCTGGGGTACAGCCTGAACAATCTGACGCTCATGGCGCTCACCATTTCCACCGGCTTTGTCGTGGACGACGCCATCGTCATGATTGAGAACATCAGCCGCTACCTTGAAGAGGGAGATTCTCCGCTGGAGGCGGCCCTCAAGGGTTCTGAGCAGATCGGATTCACGATTGTCTCTCTGACCGTCTCGCTCATTGCCGTGCTCATTCCCTTGCTTTTTATGGGCGATGTCGTGGGCAGGCTCTTCCGTGAATTCGCCATTACGCTGGCCGTTACCATTTTGGTTTCCGCGGTGGTTTCGCTTACGCTCACCCCGATGATGTGTGCGAAGATCCTGCGCCATAAACCCCCGGAAAAGCAGGGCTGGTTCTATCGCAAAACGGAAGAGTTCTTTGAGCGCGTCATCGCCTTTTATGGGAGCACGCTACAGACCGTCCTGCGTTTCCGCTTCACAACGCTGCTGGTGACGATTGCGACGCTGGTCTTCACTGTCCTCTTGTATATCTACGTGCCAAAGGGGTTTTTCCCGGTGGAAGACACAGGCGTCCTGCTGGGCATTTCCGAGGCTCCGCAGACGGTCTCCTTCCGTGAGATGGCGCGCCGCCAACAGGCATTGGCCCACGTCATTCTTCAGGACCCTGACGTCGAGAGCCTTTCCTCCTTTATTGGCGTGGACGGCACGAACATGACCATGAATACCGGACGGATCCAGATCAATCTGAAGCCGCTCGACCAGCGCAAAAGCCGTGCCATGGACATCATCCGCCGTCTTCAGCCGAAGCTGGCACAGGTGGAAGGCATCACGCTCTATCTGCAGGCACTCCAGGACCTGACCGTGGCTGACAGCGTGAGCCGCACCCAGTATCAGTACACACTGGAGGACGTGGACGGCCGGGAGCTGAGTACCTGGGTGCCGCGCATCGTGGCCGAGCTGCAGAAGCAGCCGCAGCTGCGCGATGTGGCCAGCGATTTGCAGGACAACGGATTGCAGACCACGCTCGACATTGACCGCGATACCGCTTCTCGTCTGGGTGTCTCTCTTCAGAACATTGACAATGTGCTTTATGATGCCTTCGGCCAGCGCCAGGTCTCAACCATGTTCACCCAGTTGAACCAGTATCACGTGGTGCTGGAAGTGCAGCCTGAGTTCCAGCGCACGGCCGACGATCTGAGCAAAATTTATGTGCCCTCTTCCACGGGAACGCAGGTGCCGCTCAGCGCGTTTGTAAAGATTTCGCAGACCCATACGCCGCTGGCCATCAACCATCTGGGACAGTTTCCCGTGGCCACCATCTCGTTCAATCTTGCTCCCGGGGCCTCGCTGGGAGATGCAGTGCAGGCCATCCACAATGTGGAACAGCGCATGGGAATGCCGGCCAGCATCAATGCCGCCTTTCAGGGGACGGCCGCTGCCTTCCAGTCCTCGCTTTCCAATGAACCTTTGCTGATTCTGGCCGCGCTGATTACCGTCTACATCGTACTGGGGGTGCTCTACGAGAGCTATATTCACCCCATCACGATCCTTTCCACCCTGCCATCGGCCGGCGTCGGCGCCATTCTTGCCCTGCTGCTCTTCAAGCTGGACCTGAATGTGATTGGCATCATTGGCATCATCCTGCTGATTGGTATTGTGAAGAAAAATGCCATCATGATGATTGATTTTGCGCTGGAGGCCGAGCGCAAGGAAGGCAAATCGCCAGAGGATTCGATCTATCAGGCATGCCTGCTGCGTTTTCGTCCCATCATGATGACGACTATGGCTGCCCTTCTCGGCGGCCTGCCGCTGGCCTTCGGCAGCGGCATGGGTGCGGAGCTGCGCCAGCCGCTGGGAATCACCATCGTCGGCGGCCTGATCTTTTCCCAGGTGCTCACCCTCTATACCACCCCGGTCGTGTACCTGTATTTCGACAGGATGAGCCAGTGGTTCACACGCCGCCGCGAGCAGAGGATGCTTGAGGAACAGGCCGTGCACGCCGATTAA
- a CDS encoding efflux RND transporter periplasmic adaptor subunit — MPSAQTTQPSTGTVPAAPPPHSHHRVRTAIIFLLVVGVVGFIIWRIITANDKANQQAAAQQAALANRAIPVQVATVQQKAMPIYVTALGTVTPYYSVTVKPRVTGELVRVNFKEGQDVHQGEELMTIDPRPYQATLDQAKGQLVKDEAQLKNAQAEYNRYKALYDQGVVSKETLDAQAANFGNYEGAIKADQAAIDADALNVQYCHITSPITGKIGLRLVDPGNVVTANTTNLIIINQFQPIAVLFTLPEDELPRVFTKMAGAKALQAEAYDRSDTILIARGQLLTADNQIDTTTGTGKLKSVFQNEKEQLFPNQFVNIHLILENRPDAITAPAAAVQHGTNGDFVWVVKADKTVAIQPVKVDVTEGTTVIFASGLKPGDQIVTDGADKLREGTKVDPRPMTHNPPAQPSENGNNGMMGQ, encoded by the coding sequence ATGCCGTCCGCGCAAACCACGCAGCCTAGCACGGGGACTGTGCCCGCGGCCCCCCCACCGCATTCGCATCATCGTGTTCGCACTGCCATCATTTTTCTGCTGGTGGTGGGCGTTGTAGGATTCATCATCTGGCGTATTATCACCGCCAATGACAAGGCCAATCAGCAGGCCGCTGCTCAGCAGGCGGCCCTGGCCAACCGGGCCATCCCTGTACAGGTGGCGACCGTACAGCAGAAGGCCATGCCGATTTATGTCACCGCGCTGGGTACGGTCACGCCGTACTATTCAGTCACCGTGAAGCCCCGCGTTACCGGCGAACTTGTTCGTGTCAACTTCAAGGAAGGGCAGGACGTGCATCAGGGCGAAGAACTGATGACGATCGATCCGCGCCCTTATCAGGCCACGCTCGACCAGGCCAAGGGCCAACTGGTCAAGGACGAGGCGCAGCTCAAAAATGCACAGGCCGAATACAACCGCTACAAGGCCCTGTATGACCAGGGGGTCGTATCCAAGGAGACGCTGGATGCGCAGGCTGCCAACTTCGGCAATTATGAGGGTGCAATCAAGGCCGACCAGGCGGCGATTGACGCAGACGCGCTCAATGTCCAGTATTGCCACATTACATCGCCCATCACCGGGAAAATTGGTCTTCGACTGGTGGACCCGGGAAACGTGGTGACGGCCAACACCACCAATCTGATCATCATCAACCAGTTCCAGCCAATCGCCGTTTTGTTTACGCTGCCGGAAGATGAGCTGCCACGGGTCTTCACCAAGATGGCAGGGGCCAAAGCGCTCCAGGCCGAAGCCTACGACCGGTCTGACACGATCTTAATCGCCCGCGGACAATTGCTTACGGCCGACAACCAGATTGACACCACCACCGGGACCGGCAAGCTGAAGTCAGTCTTCCAGAATGAAAAAGAGCAGCTGTTTCCGAACCAGTTCGTGAATATCCATCTCATTCTTGAAAACCGACCGGATGCAATTACCGCTCCTGCTGCGGCCGTACAGCACGGCACCAACGGCGATTTTGTCTGGGTGGTCAAAGCGGACAAGACCGTGGCCATACAGCCGGTCAAGGTAGATGTGACCGAGGGGACGACTGTCATCTTTGCCAGCGGACTTAAGCCCGGCGACCAGATTGTGACCGATGGCGCAGACAAGCTGCGTGAGGGCACCAAAGTGGATCCGCGCCCGATGACCCACAACCCTCCGGCGCAGCCAAGTGAGAACGGCAACAATGGAATGATGGGGCAGTAG
- the murC gene encoding UDP-N-acetylmuramate--L-alanine ligase produces MFAKAQRVHFIGIGGIGMSGIAEILLNLGYAVSGSDLRRSAITERLATLGATVFEGHAAANVIGSGVVVTSSAVQENNPEVAEARARKIPVIQRAEMLAELMRLKYGIAVAGMHGKTTTTSMIATVLAAGGLDPTVVVGGRVDALGSNARLGKSQYLVAEADESDRSFLKLSPILAVVTNLDREHMDCYRDMSDVEDAFVAFMDRVPFYGSCAACLDNPQLAAILPRVRRRVFTYGTDPRADFVTRRLADRRFEVAANGQVFGPFELRVPGHHNVLNATAAVAIAAQLEIKPEAMIEGLNGFRGVDRRFEIKGCERGVTVIDDYGHHPTEIRATLRAARECGYRKIHVIFQPHRYTRTRDLMQEFLTAFEDADSVEVLDIYAASEGPLPGITAKALVEQMKHPQAHYAAVPEEAVRCAAARAGEGDAILTLGAGNVSQLAPAVLESLAASGT; encoded by the coding sequence ATGTTCGCAAAGGCACAACGAGTACACTTTATTGGTATTGGCGGAATCGGCATGAGCGGCATTGCCGAGATCCTGCTGAATTTGGGTTATGCCGTCTCCGGTTCAGACCTGCGGCGGTCCGCCATCACGGAACGGCTGGCCACGCTTGGGGCCACCGTCTTTGAGGGCCACGCGGCCGCCAATGTCATCGGATCTGGCGTCGTGGTCACCAGCTCAGCCGTGCAGGAGAACAATCCTGAGGTGGCCGAGGCGCGCGCGCGAAAGATTCCCGTCATCCAGCGCGCCGAGATGCTGGCCGAGCTGATGCGCCTGAAATACGGCATCGCCGTGGCCGGGATGCACGGCAAGACCACAACGACCTCGATGATTGCCACGGTGCTGGCCGCTGGCGGCCTGGACCCGACCGTGGTCGTCGGTGGCCGCGTGGATGCTCTCGGCTCGAATGCGCGGCTGGGAAAGTCCCAATATCTGGTAGCAGAAGCCGACGAAAGCGACCGCTCCTTTCTGAAGCTCTCGCCCATTCTGGCTGTTGTGACCAACCTGGACCGCGAGCACATGGACTGCTACCGGGACATGTCCGATGTGGAGGACGCCTTTGTCGCCTTCATGGACCGCGTGCCCTTTTATGGAAGCTGTGCCGCTTGTCTGGATAATCCGCAACTGGCCGCCATTCTGCCTCGGGTGCGGCGGCGGGTCTTTACCTATGGCACGGACCCCCGGGCCGATTTTGTGACCCGAAGGCTGGCCGACAGGCGTTTTGAAGTTGCGGCCAACGGTCAGGTCTTTGGCCCATTTGAACTTCGCGTACCCGGTCACCATAATGTTTTAAATGCCACTGCGGCCGTCGCCATCGCCGCACAGCTTGAGATCAAACCGGAAGCCATGATCGAAGGGCTCAACGGTTTTCGCGGCGTGGACCGCCGCTTTGAGATCAAAGGATGCGAGCGCGGCGTGACCGTCATCGACGATTACGGACACCACCCCACAGAGATCCGGGCAACCCTGCGCGCGGCCCGGGAATGCGGCTATCGCAAAATACACGTCATCTTCCAGCCCCACCGCTACACCCGCACCCGCGACCTGATGCAGGAGTTTCTCACCGCATTTGAAGATGCTGACTCTGTGGAAGTACTTGACATCTATGCCGCCAGCGAAGGGCCGCTGCCCGGCATCACGGCAAAAGCACTGGTCGAGCAGATGAAGCATCCGCAGGCCCACTACGCCGCCGTGCCCGAGGAAGCCGTCCGATGCGCTGCCGCCAGGGCCGGGGAAGGCGATGCCATTCTGACGCTTGGGGCTGGAAATGTTTCGCAACTGGCCCCGGCGGTCCTGGAAAGCCTGGCGGCATCCGGGACCTGA
- the hpnI gene encoding bacteriohopanetetrol glucosamine biosynthesis glycosyltransferase HpnI, producing the protein MVSRHIFDFLMGLGILGLISSTVFQGMVFVGAARFLRTRKKAPGPSGFCPPVSLLKPLHGDEPNLEAHLATFFEQDYPHYEILFCARHANDPGLAAARRVAARYPHIPAKFLSTGDRTYINAKVSSLEKMAAAAGTDLFIISDSDVRVDRNYVREVVAPFACEDVGVVTCLYRGEASEGLWSKLEAAGMSIEMTSGVLTANMMEGMKFALGPTMAVRRRCVDEIGGFGRLGPYCSDDFLLGNWVAAHGHKVVLSGHVIDHVVLNLSFEASIKHQIRWMKSTRFSRPKGHFGTALTFAVPFGLLCFLSATHLGIPHLGWLMLAWSIAARMAMAAAVGFWVVRERNLLRTTLLYPLRDLMGFFFWAASYTSSHVVWRGQVYKLAKDGLMLPASDGAPEREPAVTT; encoded by the coding sequence GTGGTTTCAAGACACATTTTCGATTTTCTGATGGGGCTGGGAATTCTTGGACTCATCAGTTCAACGGTCTTTCAGGGTATGGTCTTTGTCGGGGCCGCGCGTTTCCTCCGGACCCGAAAGAAAGCGCCGGGGCCCTCCGGGTTCTGCCCACCGGTAAGCCTGCTGAAGCCACTGCACGGCGACGAGCCCAATCTTGAGGCCCATCTCGCTACATTTTTCGAGCAGGACTACCCGCACTACGAGATTCTCTTCTGCGCGCGCCATGCCAATGATCCCGGCCTGGCAGCGGCGCGCCGCGTCGCCGCGCGTTACCCGCACATTCCGGCAAAATTTCTCTCTACCGGAGACCGGACCTATATCAACGCAAAAGTCTCGTCCCTTGAAAAGATGGCCGCTGCGGCCGGCACTGACCTTTTCATCATCAGCGACAGCGATGTGCGAGTAGACCGGAACTATGTGCGCGAGGTGGTGGCGCCCTTTGCGTGCGAAGATGTAGGCGTTGTCACCTGCTTGTATCGTGGTGAGGCCAGCGAAGGGCTTTGGTCCAAGCTGGAGGCCGCAGGCATGTCCATTGAGATGACGTCCGGCGTTCTGACCGCCAACATGATGGAAGGCATGAAGTTTGCTCTCGGCCCGACCATGGCCGTCCGCCGCCGCTGTGTGGACGAAATCGGGGGCTTTGGCCGACTTGGCCCTTACTGTTCTGACGATTTTCTGCTGGGCAACTGGGTGGCCGCGCACGGCCATAAAGTGGTCTTGTCAGGCCATGTGATTGATCACGTTGTGCTCAACCTGAGCTTTGAGGCGTCCATCAAGCACCAGATTCGGTGGATGAAGTCCACGCGCTTCTCACGTCCTAAGGGCCATTTTGGCACCGCCCTGACCTTTGCCGTTCCCTTTGGACTCTTGTGCTTCCTTTCCGCAACACACCTGGGGATACCGCATCTCGGCTGGCTGATGCTGGCCTGGAGTATTGCTGCCCGCATGGCAATGGCCGCTGCTGTAGGCTTCTGGGTCGTCAGGGAACGCAACCTTTTGCGGACCACCCTTCTCTACCCTTTGCGCGACCTGATGGGTTTCTTTTTCTGGGCAGCCAGCTACACCAGCAGCCACGTGGTGTGGCGAGGGCAGGTCTACAAACTGGCCAAAGATGGCCTGATGCTGCCTGCATCCGATGGCGCACCGGAACGGGAACCAGCCGTCACGACATGA